From the Cryptococcus neoformans var. neoformans JEC21 chromosome 6 sequence genome, the window CGACAAATCGACGGACGGCAATCAATTTCGATGATTCGATGCTTGACGCAAGGTCCGATCCCGAAATTATAAAGTTGTCCCTTTGTGCCTACGGCCAGCCGTCATCCATTAACCATGCGGCATGACATGATTAAAATATGGCATAGCAGCCATCAAACGTTCCATTTTCTTCAAGTTCAGAATACCCGTGGAATTTCTGATATCCTCCAAACTCCGACCCGTTCTCAGTGACCATATCCAACATGTTGCCAGTCATGTCTTCTCTCCCGACTGCTCCATCACCTTCTAAAGCACCGTTTTTACGCCTCTCTCGCACTCTTCAACACCACCCCGTTCACTTTCCCAGAAAACATCttcattcctcttctcttcccttcccctcctgGTGCACCTCCAAacgccctcttcttcgctgaTGCACCGCTGCTAAACCCAAAATCGAGACTATCATCCTCCTGCGCGGAAGAGACAGGAGACGATGACCGGTGGATAGAGGATGGCTTGGGCGCGAAAGGATTGGAACGCGTACTAGGTCTTTGTACCGAGGTAGCGGCAACAGGGGAGGACATTGgcggggatgaagatggttgTAAAGGTTGGGAGGGGGAATGTCCAGTGAGTGGGGATGGTTTTCCAGGTGTTGATATGGAAGACGACGTATTTGTACCGCCCCGATTAGGGGCCTTGCCTACCAGCCGAGAATGTGGTGCAAAGGGAGAAGGTTTCTTCGTTCGAGGAGGCGAGCGACTCGCAGAGCCAGTGTATTTGCGGGGATAGTACTTGGTGGCGAAGGGTTTCGAAGTGTATGGCTTTTTAAATGGATTTTGAGAACCGTCTGATGCTTGGGAAATACTTGGCGACGATCCTGTGGATGGGACAGTGGTGGTAATGCCTGAAGGGTCAACGACTTGACGTTCCATCCGACGCCGGAGAATCTCTTCGCTTCTCATGCTCGTCTGCGTTGGAAGAACACTACCGTCCGTCGGTCCAGATGTCCTAACTCGATCTGCCGCTTGCCCATTGGCAGTCGCTTTGTTCGCTTCTACCGCCCTCCTCGACGCCTCTCTCACACTTTCCGTCGCCTGCATAATATCAcccaccatcttccccctcttctccgccatCTGCCCTTCTCTCGCCCAATTCACCTCTTTCGTCTGTGCCTGAGCAAGCGCATTGGCTGTGGTGTAAGTGAGCCGGAACCATTCGTCATGGACCACGCGCACAAGCATGAGTCGCCgatctccttcaccttgaCCCCGCGCATTTGCTTGGGTTGCCTCGGCGCTTAACATGGGGTAGGCGTTTGAATATGTAGAGGTAGAAGCAGAGGCGGCCGAATAAAAGTTCTTTGCCTGGCCATCGGCATCGTCCCACCATTCTCCTGCttgagctgctgctgcaacGCCAGCAGCCTTTGCTTTCGGAGTCTTGGTAGgttttttctccttctgcgCTTTACCAACCAAATGCGCTTGCCCATTCCTCTCTAGTTTTTTGGCGATTGTACGTTTTCGCTTTTCCGCCGGGGTCGGgttctcctcttccacttgaGAGAAGGCATCCTTATgaggcgaagatgaaggattgAAAAGAGAAATGGATGTACCGAATGGTTGAGGATCacgatcttcttcttcgatgCAACTTGAAAGATTGGAACCATAGATGAAACCGATACCTGGAACGTAGGACTTGCCGCTCGCCGATACTGAGCTGGATGATGGGATAGCTCGCGATGAAGGTGGAAGGAATTTATCGGGTATGGGTCTTGAAGTTGAAGTGACATTCAATGACACGAGGTCAGACTTTTCTTTGGGGAGTTTGATAAGGGTTAAGCATAGGCTTGAGACGATATCGGCCGGCGGGAGATTTGAAGCAAAGAGTGGGACGAGGCCGTCGGTACAAGCTTGGAATTTCGGGTTCTGTCCGGAGAAAAGGGCCTGCAATGTGCGGTTGATGACAGCGAAAGAAGCCTCAGTACAGGATGTATCTCTCAAATCTGTGTAAATGAGTGTCAATAATGAATAAtagaaaagggaagataTGACTCGCCCAAGGCTACTAGTCCCGGCCACCTAGCGAAGACTTTTGCACTTCTATCGCTGACACCCTTACACCCGCCCAGAAACCACGCGCGTAACCTCCAGAgacctcttccctccttgAGATCCTTTTGTCCAGGTAATTCAAGGGCACTCCCAAGTAATCTAATGCCATTATCCGTAATCCGGCATCCCTTCATCCACAGAACATCCAAATGGGTGCAGTACCGCAGTGCCTGGACGTTCTGATCATTCACCGCACGGTCCATACCGTCCAACGTGAGGGACGTCAAAAGTGAAGTGGTGGGGTTGAGAAGTGATGATGCAAATAGCGACGGGAGATAGTTGAGCGGATGCTGAACGTTGGGTGTGCGAGGGTTCGGTGGGAGATGAGCTAGAGTAGGAATGGCCGGTAGAGCCAATGTGAATGATCCCGCATCAGCGCCTTCTAATAAAGCATCATACGCCCAAATTGTAGCCTCGTCAGGATTAGACGAAATTTGTTCACTTTCCTGTATTTCTTCGTACCCTCTGTCCGCACGGATACGGCTAAAGATACGTCGAACAAGCACAGGGTGCACGCCGGTGAAAGACATTGGTTCGACAACGTGGAAATTACGAGAAATGGTAGCGAGGCAAAAGGAGTGGAGCGTAGGGACATGGCGGCCTCGTGGATATTGAGGACGGACCGCAGATGGATTGATTTGTgagagggggagaggaaTGAGATGCCAGACCGGCTTGTTTTGGCCCGAGCTGCAAGGGATTAGTGCACTTATGGAGGGGCTTTATAGGGGCTTACTTACTCTAATACTTGATCCATCATCCCGTTGTCCGTATCTCAATTGGTGCTCATCTTGGTCAACAAACAAGCAGGAGCTGGAGTACTTTACGCGACTTTTGGCCCGATGTCTTGATCTCATGTAAACGTGTATCCGGAGATTCACGCGTTTCCGTTAATTTACGCGTCTTTTACGTAACTATAGTATCCGCTCGCATCTGAAGAAGGGGCGGGACGCCGGCCCGATAAAGACTTCCGCCGCTTCACGGTCCAAACAATTCTCGACTAATTGAAACCCCCTTTAACAGTCGTATCTCTACGCATAGCCGCTCGTGGCTTTTCTTTGCAATCGACTACTTTTATGGCCTTCAATATGGTCAGCAAGGTATGCGGACCGTTGTATGCCGCCCAGGGATGTCAATAGGGATGTGCGGCGATGTAAATGTCGGTTTTGTCGGTTTTGTGGTGTTTTCACGGTGAATATGAGAGCGAATTGCTATCAGGGGGTTAATTAATTGGCAATTGCTGTGATTGGACGGCGTGTTGGACAGTAATTACGGGGCACCGATTACCGAATAAGCATTAGATTCCGCCCGCAGCCTGCCAGATACTCACCTCGACTCGTCCACGGAGCCTCCGTCCAGTACTCAGTCGTAGGTGACCAAATATTATATCCACTCCAAATTCcgttttttcttctccaatctcTCGGCCAATCTTCTCTCCGCAACAACCGTCTTTAAATAGTCAGTATTTCGACTCCAACGCATCCAAAGAATACTTGCTGACACTTACTCCAACCTTCTGCTGACCTCCCATCGCACTGCCTTGGCATTTTTCACTCACTCTTTACGGCTCTACGGTCTATATATACTCCCCACGTGTCCgtttttcttccatctaTCAACGCAGCAGACAATATGACCGCCGTGGGTGAGCTTCAGACACCTGTAAGTCCGGCTTCTCTTCTATCTCTATAATACAGAGCTGCGATCAGGTCGACCGCGTTTTGGGGTGGGACTGTTATCTGGAGCAAACAACATCAcccctttgccttttgcTTCGTTCGAGGCTGAGTCCTCAAAAGATGATCAACCAGACGATATGTAAAGCAGCGCTAATGATTGGCTttatctccttttcctaAAATCGTAATTCCCATCATTCGATCTGGCTTCGACTTTTTGATTTGTTTCCCATAAAATTATTCCGTCACCATGGCAATCGACGTTTTGCCCGAAACCGATGTGGACCATGAATCTCACCATCATTATGCACCTCCGATCCACCAACAGATCGAAGCCTGGGTTTCCCACCTCGGCATCGATACCTCTCGACCTGGTACTCCCAATGCACCGGGTACACCCGCTATTCCCCACACGTAAGTTTCCACCAACATCAATTCGGTAATCTACTTAGTCGCTAACCTCGATCCTTTTGCTACAGCATCACTGGCCTCCGAAAGAGACAAGCCGGCCACTCTGGCCCTCTCAAAAAGCTCCTTGTGGCTAACCGAGGAGAGATTGCCATCCGTGTCTTCCGTACTGCCCACGAGCTTGCCATGTCTACCGTGGCCATCTACTCTCATGAAGACCGAATGGGCGCTCACCGATACAAATCCGACGAGTCTTACCTTGTTGGCAAGGGTATGTCCCCTGTTGCTGCCTATTTGGCCCAGGACGATATTATCAGGATTGCCCTTGAACATGAAGTAGACATGATCCACCCTGGGTAAATTTTTGTCAGACTTATCTTTTCAGGACATGTAGCTGATCAGGTATAGTTACGGTTTCCTCTCTGAGAACGCCGAATTCGCCAAGAAGGTTGAAGATGCTGGTATTGCCTTTATCGGTCCCCGCCCCGAGACCATCGACGCCCTCGGTGACAAGACCAAGGCCCGAACTCTTGCCATTAAGACCGGTGTTCCCGTCGTCCCCGGTACTCCTGGCCCTGTCGAGTCTTATGACAAGGCTGCCGCGTTCATTGAGAAATACGGATTCCCTGTTATTATCAAGGCCGCtatgggtggtggtggacgAGGTATGCGAGTTGTTAGGGATCAGGAGAGTTTTAAGGAGAGCTTTGAGCGAGCTGTCAGTGAGGCCAAGAGTGCTTTCGGTGACGGTACCGTCTTCATCGAGCGATTCCTTGACCGACCCCGACACATTGAAGTCCAGCTTCTTGCCGATGGTGAAGGTAACTGCGTCCACCTCTTTGAGCGAGACTGTTCCGTCCAGCGACGTCACCAGAAGGTCGTCGAAGTCGCCCCTGCTCCCCATCTCGAGGAATCCGTTCGACAAGCCATCCTGTCCGATGCCCTCAAGCTCGCCGACGCTGTCAAGTACCGTAACGCGGGTACCGCCGAATTCCTCGTCGACCAACAGAACCGACACTACTTTATTGAGATCAACCCTCGTATCCAGGTTGAGCACACCATTACCGAAGAGATCACTGGTATCGACATTGTCGCCGCTCAGATCCAGATTGCTGCTGGTGTGACCCTCCAACAGCTTGGTTTGACCCAGGAGAACATCCACAGGCGAGGATTCGCTATCCAATGTCGTATCACCACTGAGGATGCCGCCGCCAACTTCCAGCCTGACACTGGTAAGATTGAAGTCTACAGGTCTGCTGGTGGTAATGGTGTCCGATTGGACGCGAGCTCCGGTTATGCCGGTGCGCAGATCACTCCCCACTACGACTCTTTGCTCGTCAAATGTTCCGTTAGCGGTGCCACTTATGAGGTTGctaggaggaagatgctcCGTTCTTTGATCGAGTTCCGTATCCGAGGCGTCAAGACCAACATCCCCTTCTTGATCCGTCTTCTCACTCACGAAGTCTTCGAGTCTGGTAAGACCTGGACTACCTTTATCGACGACACTCCCGaactcttcaagctcgttCACTCTCAGAACCGAGCCCAGAAGCTTCTCGCCTACCTCGGTGATATTGCCGTTAACGGATCTTCCATCAAGGGTCAGATGGGCGAACCCGGTCTCAAGACTGAGGCTATGATCCCCACGATTGTGGACGCTGAGGGTAATGCTGTTGACACTAGCAAGCCTTGCTTGACTGGTTGGAGGAACATTATCGTTGAACAAGGCCCCGAGGCCTTCGCCAAAGCTATCAGGAACTACAAGGGTTGTGTAAGTCAATTCGTCACATTGCATCGCAGAAAGCTTAGTGCTGATTTGGTCATAGCTTATCATGGACACTACATGGCGAGACGCCCACCAATCTCTCCTTGCTACCCGTATGCGAACCATTGACATGGCCAACATTGCTCGAGAGACTTCCCACGCCCTCCAGAACGCCTACTCTCTCGAATGCTGGGGTGGTGCCACTTTTGATGTCGCGATGAGGTTCCTCTACGAGGACCCTTGGGTCAGGTTGAGGACTTTGAGAAAGTTGGTCCCCAACATTCCTTTGCAAGCTTTGGTCCGAGGCGCCAACGCTGTCGGTTACACCTCTTACCCCGACAATGCCATCTATGACTTCTCCAAGAAGGCTGTTGAGGCCGGTCTCGATATTTTCCGAGTCTTTGACTCTCTCAACTACCTTGAAAACTTGAAGGTTGGTATCGATGCCGCTAAGAAGGCTGGTGGTGTCGTTGAAGGCACTATCTGTTACTCTGGTGACGTTGCCAACCCCAAGAAGACCAAGTACACCCTTCAATACTACCTCGAGCTCACCGACGCGCTCGTCAAGGAAGGTATCCACGTTCTTGGTATCAAGGATATGGCCGGTCTCCTCAAGCCCGAGGCTGCTCGATTGCTTATCGGTGCTATTCGAAAGGCCCATCCCGAACTTCCTATCCATGTTCACTCTCACGACACTGCTGGTATCGCTGCTGCGAGCATGATCGCTTGTGCCGCCGCCGGTGCCGATGTTGTTGACGTCGCCATCGATGACCTTTCCGGTCTCACCTCTCAGCCTGCCATGGGTGCCGTCTGCGGTGCTCTCGAGCAGACCGGTTTGGGTACTGGTATCTCTTACGAGAACATCCAGGCGCTCAACCAATACTGGACTCAGATCAGGAAGCTCTACCAGTGCTTCGAGGCCAACGTCCGCGCTTCCGACTCTGGTGTCTTTGACCACGAGATGCCCGGTGGTCAGTACACCAACTTGCAGTTCCAGGCCTCCCAACTTGGTTTGGGTACCCAGTGGTTGgacatcaagaagaagtacaTTGAGGCCAACAAGCTCGTAAGTTTCCTTTGACTCATCTGTAATGGACCAAAATTAATTGAGATGTGCAGTGTGGAGACATCATTAAGGtcactccttcctccaaggTCGTTGGCGACTTTGCCCAATTCATGGTTTCCAACAACCTCGACGCGCAGGACGTCCTTGAACGAGCCACCTCTCTTGACTTCCCCTCTTCAGTCGTCGAATTCTTCCAAGGTTACCTCGGCCAGCCGTACGGTGGTTTCCCCGAGCCTCTTCGATCTAACATCATCCGTGACAAGGCTAGGATCGATGAGCGTCCTGGTTTGAACATGGCTCCTCTTGACTTCAAGAAGATTAAAGCTGAGTTGAGGGAGAAGTATGGCCCCCAAATCACCGACTTCGATGTAGCGAGCTACTACATGTACCCCAAGGTGTTCGAGGAGTTCCAGGGCTTTGTTGAGAAGTTCGGTGACCTCAGGTAGGCATTTATTTTCCATGATACAGGTGACATTGGTGGCTGACTGTTCAATTATATAGTGTCATGCCTACTCgattcttcctcgccaagCCCGCGATCAATGAAGAAATAATCATTTCCATCGAAACTGGTAAGACTCTTACCATCAAACTCCTTTCCATCGGTCCTCTCGACCAATCCAAGGGTACCCGAGAATGCTTCTTTTGAGCTCAACGGTGAAACTCGTGCCGTCGTCATCAACGACACCAACGCTGCCATCGAGCATGTATCCAGGGAGAAGGCCTCTGGTGACCCCGGAAGTGTCGGATCTCCTATGGTGAGTTATCTGCCTCTGTTGACATTGTAGATCGTGAACTAATGCAACGAATCAGTCTGGTGTTGTGATCGACGTCCGAGTCAAGGACGGCCAAGCCGTCAAGGCCGGTGACCCCTTGTGTGTCC encodes:
- a CDS encoding pyruvate carboxylase, putative, with the translated sequence MTAVGELQTPIEAWVSHLGIDTSRPGTPNAPGTPAIPHTITGLRKRQAGHSGPLKKLLVANRGEIAIRVFRTAHELAMSTVAIYSHEDRMGAHRYKSDESYLVGKGMSPVAAYLAQDDIIRIALEHEVDMIHPGYGFLSENAEFAKKVEDAGIAFIGPRPETIDALGDKTKARTLAIKTGVPVVPGTPGPVESYDKAAAFIEKYGFPVIIKAAMGGGGRGMRVVRDQESFKESFERAVSEAKSAFGDGTVFIERFLDRPRHIEVQLLADGEGNCVHLFERDCSVQRRHQKVVEVAPAPHLEESVRQAILSDALKLADAVKYRNAGTAEFLVDQQNRHYFIEINPRIQVEHTITEEITGIDIVAAQIQIAAGVTLQQLGLTQENIHRRGFAIQCRITTEDAAANFQPDTGKIEVYRSAGGNGVRLDASSGYAGAQITPHYDSLLVKCSVSGATYEVARRKMLRSLIEFRIRGVKTNIPFLIRLLTHEVFESGKTWTTFIDDTPELFKLVHSQNRAQKLLAYLGDIAVNGSSIKGQMGEPGLKTEAMIPTIVDAEGNAVDTSKPCLTGWRNIIVEQGPEAFAKAIRNYKGCLIMDTTWRDAHQSLLATRMRTIDMANIARETSHALQNAYSLECWGGATFDVAMRFLYEDPWVRLRTLRKLVPNIPLQALVRGANAVGYTSYPDNAIYDFSKKAVEAGLDIFRVFDSLNYLENLKVGIDAAKKAGGVVEGTICYSGDVANPKKTKYTLQYYLELTDALVKEGIHVLGIKDMAGLLKPEAARLLIGAIRKAHPELPIHVHSHDTAGIAAASMIACAAAGADVVDVAIDDLSGLTSQPAMGAVCGALEQTGLGTGISYENIQALNQYWTQIRKLYQCFEANVRASDSGVFDHEMPGGQYTNLQFQASQLGLGTQWLDIKKKYIEANKLCGDIIKVTPSSKVVGDFAQFMVSNNLDAQDVLERATSLDFPSSVVEFFQGYLGQPYGGFPEPLRSNIIRDKARIDERPGLNMAPLDFKKIKAELREKYGPQITDFDVASYYMYPKVFEEFQGFVEKFGDLSVMPTRFFLAKPAINEEIIISIETGKTLTIKLLSIGPLDQSKGTRECFF